In Pseudomonas oryzicola, one DNA window encodes the following:
- a CDS encoding C4-dicarboxylate transporter DctA: MLKWCSRSIFLQVVLGLALGIACGLSFPDLSLQLKPLGDGFIKLIKMLIGLIVFCVVVSGISGAGDLKKVGRIGLKSVIYFEVLTTLALVIGLVFAFSSGIGSGANIHLDQLASADASSLAERGQHIHGATAFFLELIPTSVIGAFADNNILQVLLFSVLFGSALNLVGDSAAGISRLINELSHVIFRIMGMIVRLAPLGVFGAIAFTTSKYGLESLQHLGGLVALFYLTCAGFVLIVLGTVMRLSGLKLLPLIKYLREELTIVLGTASSDAVLPQVMRKLEHLGIGTSTVGLVIPTGYSFNLDGFSIYLTLAIVFIANATGTPLAMTDLLTILLVSLVTSKGAHGIPGSALVILAATLTAVPAIPVVGLVLVLAVDWFMGIGRALTNLIGNCVATVAIARWEKDIDLERAQNVLDGKPGFAATPRKQPNNHQQEF; this comes from the coding sequence ATGCTTAAATGGTGCTCGCGTTCGATCTTCCTTCAAGTCGTGCTCGGCCTTGCCCTCGGCATCGCCTGCGGCCTCAGCTTCCCCGACCTGTCCTTGCAACTGAAACCGCTTGGCGACGGTTTCATCAAACTGATCAAGATGCTCATCGGCCTGATCGTGTTCTGCGTGGTAGTCAGCGGCATCTCGGGTGCCGGCGACCTGAAGAAGGTCGGGCGCATCGGCCTGAAGTCGGTGATCTACTTCGAAGTGCTGACCACCCTGGCACTGGTGATCGGCCTGGTGTTCGCCTTCAGCAGCGGTATCGGCAGCGGCGCCAATATCCACCTGGACCAGCTGGCCAGTGCCGACGCCAGTAGCCTGGCCGAGCGCGGCCAGCACATTCACGGTGCCACGGCGTTCTTCCTGGAGCTGATCCCCACCTCGGTGATCGGTGCCTTCGCCGACAACAACATCCTCCAGGTGCTGCTGTTTTCGGTGCTGTTCGGCAGTGCGCTGAACCTGGTTGGCGATTCGGCAGCCGGCATCTCGCGGCTGATCAACGAGCTGAGCCACGTGATCTTCCGCATCATGGGCATGATCGTGCGCCTGGCGCCGCTTGGCGTCTTCGGCGCCATCGCCTTCACTACCAGCAAATATGGCCTGGAATCGCTGCAACACCTGGGCGGGCTGGTGGCGCTGTTCTACCTGACCTGTGCCGGCTTCGTGCTGATCGTGCTGGGTACGGTCATGCGCCTGTCGGGCCTGAAGTTGCTGCCACTGATCAAGTACCTGCGCGAAGAACTGACCATCGTCCTCGGCACTGCCTCTTCCGACGCCGTGCTGCCACAGGTCATGCGCAAGCTCGAGCACCTGGGCATCGGCACCTCCACCGTCGGCCTGGTGATCCCGACTGGCTACTCGTTCAACCTCGATGGCTTTTCCATCTACCTGACCCTGGCCATCGTGTTCATCGCCAATGCTACCGGCACGCCACTGGCCATGACCGACCTGCTGACCATCCTGCTGGTGTCACTGGTGACTTCCAAGGGCGCTCACGGCATCCCAGGCTCGGCACTGGTGATCCTCGCCGCCACCCTGACCGCCGTGCCGGCGATCCCGGTAGTGGGCCTGGTACTGGTGTTGGCGGTGGACTGGTTCATGGGCATCGGCCGGGCATTGACCAACCTGATCGGCAATTGCGTGGCCACCGTGGCCATCGCCCGCTGGGAGAAGGACATCGACCTGGAGCGGGCGCAGAACGTGCTGGACGGCAAACCTGGCTTCGCTGCCACGCCACGCAAGCAGCCCAACAACCATCAACAGGAATTCTGA
- a CDS encoding DUF2160 domain-containing protein: MEWMAWTLPTALFFAAVGVLLLGMTLLELRRPCVERRGFLPLVTSRGDRLFIGLLASAYLHLLVVGVSEWPLWVASLLSLAWLLVVLRWG; the protein is encoded by the coding sequence ATGGAATGGATGGCCTGGACCTTGCCGACGGCGCTGTTCTTCGCTGCCGTGGGTGTACTGCTGCTGGGCATGACCTTGCTCGAGCTGCGCCGACCTTGTGTGGAGCGACGCGGCTTTCTACCGCTGGTCACCAGCCGTGGCGACCGCTTGTTCATCGGCCTGCTGGCCAGCGCCTACCTGCATCTGCTGGTGGTTGGCGTCAGCGAGTGGCCCTTGTGGGTAGCTTCGCTGCTGTCTCTGGCGTGGCTGCTGGTGGTGCTGCGCTGGGGCTGA
- a CDS encoding methyl-accepting chemotaxis protein encodes MRNGQAVLPWSRRATLLARDLAVPLASGGLALGANLLWPGLVAQGLTLGLFLAYGLLVRNAVGRQMQRVVEGADGTFADPIAALTYSDLPGAAGQLQLMLISEEARLKTALTRLSDLAAQMAVAAHDAGELSRSTEAALLEQRAETDLSATAMNQMAASIGEVANHVQLTAAEAHTAHLLAEQGSQVADASGAAIRTLAGTVTQINQAVTQLAGQTGSIAEATGMIRGIAEQTNLLALNAAIEAARAGEQGRGFAVVADEVRALADKTRQSTLHIQTIIDGLRSGAEEAVAIASQGIDGAEQGVAQVQEARQALHGIREAVQRISAMSQQMATASQQQSAVAEDVSRQINGVAGIAQHSARSANAAASRGAELEQVCAGLRALVERFNR; translated from the coding sequence ATGCGCAACGGCCAGGCCGTATTGCCCTGGTCACGGCGCGCGACCCTGCTGGCGCGCGACCTGGCCGTACCGCTGGCGAGCGGGGGGCTGGCGCTGGGGGCCAATCTGCTGTGGCCAGGCCTGGTTGCGCAAGGGCTGACCCTGGGCCTGTTCCTGGCTTATGGCCTGTTGGTACGCAACGCCGTGGGGCGGCAGATGCAGCGCGTGGTAGAGGGCGCCGATGGGACCTTCGCCGACCCGATCGCCGCCTTGACCTACAGCGACCTGCCCGGTGCTGCCGGACAACTGCAACTGATGCTGATCAGCGAGGAGGCGCGGCTGAAGACCGCGCTGACCCGGTTGAGCGACCTGGCGGCACAGATGGCCGTGGCTGCTCATGATGCTGGAGAGTTGTCACGCAGTACCGAAGCGGCGTTGCTGGAGCAGCGTGCAGAAACCGACCTGAGTGCCACGGCCATGAACCAGATGGCAGCTTCCATCGGTGAGGTGGCCAACCATGTACAGCTGACCGCTGCCGAGGCCCACACCGCGCACCTGCTGGCCGAGCAGGGCAGCCAGGTGGCCGATGCCAGCGGTGCGGCGATCCGCACCCTGGCGGGTACCGTGACGCAGATCAACCAGGCTGTCACGCAGTTGGCTGGCCAGACCGGCTCCATCGCCGAGGCCACCGGGATGATTCGCGGCATTGCCGAGCAGACCAACCTGCTGGCGCTCAATGCCGCCATCGAGGCGGCCCGTGCCGGCGAGCAGGGCCGCGGCTTTGCCGTGGTAGCCGATGAAGTGCGGGCACTGGCCGACAAGACCCGGCAGTCGACCCTGCACATCCAGACTATCATTGATGGCTTGCGCAGTGGTGCCGAGGAGGCCGTGGCGATCGCCAGCCAGGGCATCGACGGTGCCGAGCAGGGCGTCGCCCAGGTGCAGGAAGCCCGTCAGGCGCTGCATGGCATCCGTGAAGCGGTGCAGCGCATCAGCGCCATGAGCCAGCAGATGGCCACGGCCTCGCAGCAGCAGTCGGCTGTGGCCGAAGACGTCTCGAGGCAGATAAATGGCGTGGCCGGCATAGCCCAGCACAGCGCCCGAAGCGCCAACGCCGCCGCCTCGCGCGGAGCCGAACTGGAACAGGTGTGCGCCGGATTGCGTGCCCTTGTGGAGCGCTTCAACCGTTAA
- a CDS encoding ABC transporter ATP-binding protein, whose translation MSLVLEQVSRSVDNQAWIVDASLRFEPGSFNVLLGRTLAGKTSLMRLMAGLDRPDRGRVLMDGQDVTGVPVRQRNVSMVYQQFINYPTLSVYENIASPLRQARMAEPEIRRRVQETAEMLRIEAYLQRLPLELSGGQQQRTAMARALVKDASLILFDEPLVNLDYKLREGLRQELRELFAARHCIAVYATTEPNEALALGGTTTLVHEGRIVQSGPTAEVYQRPRSVLAAELFSEPPINLVTGRISDNEVSLAQAVHFARNVDLQPLAEGDYRFGVRPSHISLVPAHDDDLELAVLVELAEISGSETFLHVRNDHWRMILHLPGVHEYQVDTPIRVFIPTHKLFVFDSAGALVQAPGQRQARRG comes from the coding sequence ATGTCCCTGGTGCTGGAACAGGTCAGTCGCAGCGTCGACAACCAGGCCTGGATCGTCGATGCGTCTCTGCGCTTCGAACCCGGCTCGTTCAATGTACTGCTGGGCCGTACTCTGGCCGGCAAGACCAGCCTGATGCGGCTGATGGCCGGGCTCGACCGCCCGGACCGCGGGCGCGTGCTGATGGATGGCCAGGACGTGACCGGCGTGCCGGTGCGTCAGCGCAATGTGTCGATGGTGTATCAGCAGTTCATCAACTACCCCACCCTCAGCGTGTACGAGAACATCGCCTCGCCGCTGCGCCAGGCGCGCATGGCCGAACCGGAGATCCGCCGGCGGGTGCAGGAAACCGCCGAGATGCTACGCATCGAAGCCTACCTGCAACGCCTGCCGCTGGAGCTGTCCGGTGGCCAGCAGCAACGCACGGCGATGGCCCGGGCGCTGGTCAAGGATGCCTCGCTGATCCTGTTCGACGAGCCGCTGGTCAACCTGGATTACAAACTGCGCGAGGGCCTGCGCCAGGAGCTGCGCGAGCTGTTCGCGGCGCGCCATTGCATTGCCGTGTATGCCACCACCGAGCCCAACGAGGCGCTGGCATTGGGCGGCACCACGACCCTCGTCCACGAAGGCCGGATCGTCCAGAGTGGGCCCACCGCCGAGGTCTATCAGCGGCCACGCAGCGTGCTGGCCGCCGAGCTGTTTTCCGAGCCGCCGATCAACCTGGTTACCGGCCGTATCAGCGATAACGAGGTAAGCCTGGCCCAGGCCGTGCATTTTGCCCGCAATGTCGACTTGCAGCCGCTTGCCGAGGGCGACTACCGCTTTGGCGTGCGGCCCAGCCACATCAGCCTGGTGCCGGCCCACGACGATGACCTGGAGCTGGCCGTGCTGGTGGAGCTTGCCGAAATCAGTGGCTCGGAGACTTTCCTGCATGTGCGCAACGACCACTGGCGCATGATCCTGCACTTGCCAGGGGTGCACGAATACCAGGTGGACACGCCGATCCGCGTGTTCATCCCCACCCACAAGCTGTTCGTGTTCGACAGCGCCGGGGCGCTGGTGCAAGCCCCCGGGCAGCGCCAGGCAAGGAGAGGGTGA
- a CDS encoding sigma-54-dependent Fis family transcriptional regulator: MAASASTHAQLIQASWARCRDHGLHPQHAPDFDCLTRAELSALLERRQALLRLTREAVLPHYAHLLGNASYLVMLADATGCVLDTWGSRRFIEPRQQHGFSAGAHWHERGVGTNALGTALICAEAIHVGQDEHFLRQNRYMSSAAAPLFDAARQLVGVLDVASDGYLPGSQTLGLVRMMSQSLENRLILAEHDQRHAQLMFNSASDNLDSPWAGLLVFDEQGQVLAANHRADSLLGGNPLGQNIEQLFQLPLQHLLSHPRQQPFALQATGRNRFHCQWQPAREATCRAAASSIDPRLEKALAQASLLLEKDIPVLVQGETGVGKEVFVDTLHRASSRAGQPLVAINCAAIPAELVESELFGYDKGAFTGAHHKGNPGLIRKADHGILFLDEIGDMPLPTQARLLRVLQSRSIQPLGSGAAVAVDIRVVSASNRDLAEEVRAGRFRQDLYYRIAGLAVRLPPLRERSDRRQLIEQVHAQYREPGQPARLPAAIVELFDQHPWPGNIRELVSVLQVALALAGNGPVGLEHLPAGFLAEAQLPVPQAPEAADLPTLVQQANGNLSAVARALGISRTTLYKRLRQL, translated from the coding sequence ATGGCCGCATCCGCTTCGACCCATGCCCAACTGATCCAGGCCTCCTGGGCCCGCTGCCGCGACCACGGTCTGCACCCCCAGCACGCCCCGGACTTCGACTGCCTGACCCGCGCCGAACTGAGCGCCCTGCTGGAGCGGCGCCAGGCCCTGCTGCGCCTGACCCGCGAGGCAGTACTGCCGCATTACGCCCACCTGCTGGGCAACGCCAGCTACCTGGTGATGCTGGCCGATGCCACTGGCTGCGTGCTCGACACCTGGGGCTCGCGGCGCTTCATCGAACCGCGCCAGCAGCACGGTTTCAGCGCTGGCGCCCATTGGCACGAGCGCGGGGTCGGCACCAATGCCCTGGGCACCGCGCTGATCTGCGCCGAGGCGATTCACGTGGGCCAGGACGAGCACTTCCTGCGGCAGAACCGCTACATGTCCAGCGCCGCGGCGCCGCTGTTCGACGCGGCGCGGCAACTGGTCGGGGTGCTCGACGTGGCCAGCGATGGCTACCTGCCCGGCAGCCAGACGCTGGGCCTGGTGCGCATGATGAGCCAGAGCCTGGAAAACCGCCTGATCCTTGCCGAACATGACCAGCGGCATGCCCAGCTGATGTTCAACAGCGCCTCCGACAACCTGGACAGCCCCTGGGCCGGCCTGCTGGTGTTCGATGAGCAGGGCCAGGTACTGGCGGCCAATCATCGGGCCGACAGCCTGCTCGGTGGCAACCCGCTGGGGCAGAATATCGAGCAGCTGTTCCAGTTGCCGCTGCAGCACCTGCTCAGCCACCCCCGGCAACAGCCCTTCGCCTTGCAGGCCACCGGGCGCAATCGCTTTCATTGCCAGTGGCAGCCTGCGCGCGAGGCCACTTGCCGCGCCGCCGCCAGCAGCATCGACCCGCGCCTGGAGAAGGCCCTGGCGCAGGCCAGCCTGCTGCTGGAAAAGGACATCCCGGTGCTGGTGCAGGGGGAAACCGGCGTGGGCAAGGAAGTGTTCGTCGATACCTTGCACCGTGCCAGCAGCCGCGCCGGCCAGCCGCTGGTCGCGATCAACTGCGCGGCAATCCCCGCCGAACTGGTGGAGTCGGAGCTGTTCGGCTACGACAAAGGCGCGTTCACCGGCGCTCACCACAAGGGCAACCCGGGGCTGATCCGCAAGGCCGACCACGGCATCTTGTTCCTCGATGAAATCGGCGACATGCCGCTGCCGACTCAGGCCCGCTTGTTGCGCGTCCTGCAGTCACGCAGCATCCAGCCACTGGGCAGCGGTGCAGCGGTGGCCGTGGATATCCGCGTGGTGTCGGCGAGCAACCGCGACCTGGCTGAAGAGGTGCGTGCCGGGCGCTTTCGCCAGGACCTGTACTACCGCATCGCCGGGCTGGCAGTGCGGTTGCCGCCGCTGCGCGAGCGCAGCGACCGGCGCCAGCTGATCGAGCAGGTGCATGCCCAATACCGCGAACCCGGGCAGCCTGCGCGACTGCCGGCAGCCATTGTCGAGCTGTTCGATCAGCACCCTTGGCCAGGCAATATACGTGAACTGGTGAGTGTGCTACAGGTGGCGCTGGCCTTGGCCGGCAACGGCCCGGTCGGCCTGGAACACTTGCCTGCGGGCTTCCTGGCCGAGGCGCAGCTGCCTGTACCACAGGCGCCCGAAGCGGCAGACCTGCCAACGCTGGTGCAGCAAGCCAATGGCAACCTGTCTGCGGTGGCTCGCGCACTGGGGATCAGCCGCACCACGCTGTACAAGCGCTTGCGCCAGCTCTAG
- a CDS encoding putative bifunctional diguanylate cyclase/phosphodiesterase produces the protein MDDNYRAAVDAAAIFSETDLRGNITYVNQQFCTISGYSREELLGANHRILNSGLHEPAFFVGMWRALAAGRVWKGEICNRAKDGTLYWVDSTMVPLVDPLSGQVRKYVSIRFDVTEKRQLLHTLQWRVGHDVLTGLPNRTYLSDLLNQALACSRREGIELAVCMLDLDGFKAVNDGYGHAMGDLLLVEVAQRLKHILRESDVVARLSGDEFVLILRDVDEGRQLHAALRRVLRALAAPYVIREQHLSLSASIGVTLYPQDDEDADTLVRHADQAMYVAKQRGRNRYHLFDVTQEQELKATHQTVARVRRALHNDELCLYYQPKVNLRSGQVLGFEGLLRWQRPGRGLVPPGDFLPWVEQTDLIIEIGEWVLDKALNQLQAWQREGRPWSLSVNIAARHLQRSDFAERLRQLLAAHPEVDPARLDLEIVESVAIDNLQHVSRCLDACRALGVRFSLDDFGTGYSSLSYLKRLPTQTIKIDQSFVRDILHDQDDLALTRAVIGLARAFGREVIAEGLESVEHGRVLMGLGCELAQGYCIARPMPASEVQRWAQTYRQPKLWRDP, from the coding sequence ATGGATGACAACTACCGTGCGGCCGTGGACGCGGCTGCGATTTTTTCCGAAACCGACCTGCGTGGGAACATCACTTACGTCAACCAACAGTTCTGTACCATCTCCGGTTACAGCCGCGAGGAACTGCTCGGTGCCAACCACCGCATCCTCAATTCCGGCCTGCACGAGCCGGCATTCTTCGTCGGCATGTGGCGGGCCCTGGCCGCCGGGCGGGTGTGGAAAGGCGAGATCTGCAATCGTGCCAAGGATGGCACGTTGTACTGGGTCGACAGCACCATGGTGCCGCTGGTCGACCCGCTCAGCGGCCAGGTACGCAAATATGTGTCGATCCGCTTTGATGTCACCGAGAAACGTCAGCTGCTACATACCCTGCAATGGCGGGTGGGCCACGATGTGCTCACCGGCCTGCCCAACCGCACTTACCTCTCTGACCTGCTGAACCAGGCCTTGGCCTGTTCGCGCCGTGAAGGTATCGAGCTGGCGGTGTGCATGCTGGACCTGGATGGCTTCAAGGCGGTCAACGACGGCTACGGGCATGCCATGGGTGATTTGCTGTTGGTCGAAGTGGCGCAGCGCCTGAAGCATATCCTGCGCGAGAGTGATGTCGTGGCCCGGTTGTCGGGGGACGAGTTTGTGCTGATCTTGCGTGATGTCGACGAAGGCCGTCAGTTGCATGCGGCGCTGCGCCGGGTGCTGCGGGCTTTGGCGGCGCCCTATGTAATACGTGAGCAGCACTTGTCGCTCAGCGCCAGTATCGGTGTGACGCTGTACCCGCAGGATGATGAGGACGCCGACACCCTGGTGCGCCATGCCGACCAGGCCATGTACGTGGCCAAGCAGCGTGGGCGCAACCGCTACCACCTGTTCGACGTGACTCAGGAGCAGGAACTCAAGGCTACCCACCAGACCGTGGCGCGGGTGCGCCGGGCGCTGCACAACGACGAGCTGTGCCTGTATTACCAACCCAAGGTCAACCTGCGCAGCGGCCAGGTGCTGGGCTTCGAAGGTTTGCTGCGCTGGCAGCGGCCGGGCCGTGGGTTGGTGCCGCCTGGCGATTTCCTGCCATGGGTCGAGCAGACCGACCTGATCATCGAAATTGGCGAGTGGGTCCTCGACAAGGCCTTGAACCAGCTGCAGGCCTGGCAGCGCGAAGGGCGGCCCTGGTCGTTGAGCGTGAATATCGCGGCGCGGCATTTGCAACGCAGTGACTTCGCCGAGCGTCTGCGCCAGTTGCTGGCAGCGCACCCGGAGGTGGACCCGGCGCGGCTGGACCTGGAAATCGTCGAGTCAGTGGCCATCGACAACCTGCAGCACGTCAGCCGCTGCCTTGACGCCTGCCGCGCGCTGGGCGTGCGCTTCTCCCTGGATGACTTTGGCACCGGCTACTCGTCGCTGAGCTACCTGAAGCGTTTGCCAACCCAGACGATCAAGATCGACCAGTCGTTCGTGCGGGACATTTTGCATGACCAGGACGACCTGGCGCTGACCCGGGCGGTGATTGGCCTGGCACGGGCATTTGGCCGCGAAGTGATTGCCGAAGGGCTGGAGAGTGTCGAGCATGGGCGGGTGCTGATGGGCCTGGGCTGCGAACTGGCACAGGGTTACTGCATTGCCCGGCCGATGCCGGCCAGTGAGGTACAGCGCTGGGCCCAGACCTACCGGCAGCCGAAGCTGTGGCGCGACCCTTGA
- a CDS encoding carbohydrate ABC transporter permease, producing the protein MNKVPNNKAWWLVLPVFLLVAFSAVVPMMTVVNYSVQDIFDQSNRYFVGADWYRQVLRDPALHDALLRQFIYSACVLLIEIPLGIAIALTMPTKGRMASVCLIVMAIPLLIPWNVVGTIWQIFGRADIGLLGATLARLGVSYNYAGDPFDAWLTVLVMDVWHWTSLVALLCYSGLRAIPDVYYQAARIDRASGWAVFRHIQLPKLKNVLLIAVMLRFMDSFMIYTEPFVLTGGGPGNATTFLSQTLTRMAVGQFDLGPAAAFSLVYFLIILLVSWLFYTAMTHADKD; encoded by the coding sequence ATGAACAAGGTGCCCAACAACAAGGCCTGGTGGCTGGTGCTGCCGGTGTTCCTGCTGGTGGCGTTCAGTGCCGTGGTGCCGATGATGACCGTGGTCAACTACTCGGTGCAGGACATTTTCGACCAGTCCAACCGCTACTTCGTCGGTGCCGACTGGTACCGCCAGGTGCTGCGCGACCCGGCGCTGCATGACGCGCTGCTGCGTCAGTTCATCTATTCCGCCTGCGTGCTGCTGATCGAGATCCCGCTGGGCATCGCCATTGCCCTGACCATGCCGACCAAGGGGCGCATGGCTTCGGTATGCCTGATCGTCATGGCCATCCCGTTGCTGATCCCATGGAACGTGGTCGGCACCATCTGGCAGATCTTCGGCCGTGCCGACATCGGCCTGCTCGGCGCCACCCTGGCCCGGCTGGGGGTCAGCTACAACTACGCCGGCGACCCGTTCGACGCCTGGCTCACCGTGCTGGTGATGGACGTCTGGCACTGGACCTCGCTGGTGGCGCTGCTGTGCTATTCAGGGCTGCGCGCCATCCCCGACGTGTATTACCAGGCCGCGCGCATCGACCGCGCCTCGGGCTGGGCGGTGTTCCGCCATATCCAGTTGCCCAAGCTGAAGAACGTGCTGCTGATCGCGGTGATGCTGCGCTTCATGGACAGCTTCATGATCTACACCGAGCCCTTCGTGCTGACCGGTGGCGGGCCCGGCAACGCCACCACCTTCCTCAGCCAGACCCTCACGCGCATGGCCGTGGGCCAGTTCGACCTGGGCCCGGCGGCGGCGTTTTCGCTGGTGTACTTCCTGATCATCCTGCTGGTGTCGTGGCTGTTCTACACAGCCATGACCCATGCCGACAAGGACTAG
- a CDS encoding ABC transporter ATP-binding protein, which translates to MAEIRLRQLAHSYSRQPASEADYALHALEHVWEQGGAYALLGPSGCGKSTLLNIISGLLTPSHGEVLFDGKPVNQLPPQARNIAQVFQFPVVYDTLSVYDNLAFPLRNQGLDEARVRARVEEIAEVLDLTAALPKKARNLSADEKQKVSMGRGLVRDDVSAILFDEPLTVIDPHLKWKLRRKLKQIHEQFNITMIYVTHDQLEASTFADKIAVMHGGRIVQFGTPRELFERPRHTFVGYFIGSPGMNLIEVRAEADGVSFGDIHLPLPDGLRERLAATAGGRLQVGIRPEFVQLWDSPFDDAYPARVLDVEDLGTYRIVTLELGGVALKARQGEDRPLPVAQAWVSLPAQWLMLYLDDVLLEVVP; encoded by the coding sequence ATGGCCGAAATCCGTCTGCGCCAACTGGCGCACAGCTACAGCCGCCAGCCCGCCAGTGAGGCGGACTATGCCCTGCACGCACTGGAACATGTGTGGGAGCAGGGCGGTGCCTATGCTTTGCTGGGGCCGTCGGGCTGTGGCAAGTCGACCTTGCTGAATATCATTTCCGGGTTGTTGACGCCATCCCATGGCGAGGTGCTGTTCGATGGCAAGCCGGTCAACCAGTTGCCGCCGCAGGCGCGCAACATCGCCCAGGTGTTCCAGTTTCCGGTGGTGTACGACACCCTGTCGGTGTACGACAACCTGGCGTTTCCCCTGCGCAACCAGGGGCTCGACGAAGCCCGCGTGCGTGCCCGGGTGGAGGAGATTGCCGAGGTGCTCGACCTGACTGCGGCGTTGCCCAAAAAGGCTCGCAACCTCAGTGCCGACGAAAAGCAGAAAGTCTCCATGGGCCGTGGCCTGGTGCGTGACGACGTGTCGGCGATCCTGTTCGACGAGCCGCTGACGGTGATCGACCCGCATCTCAAGTGGAAACTGCGGCGCAAGCTCAAGCAGATCCACGAGCAGTTCAACATCACCATGATCTACGTCACCCACGACCAGCTGGAAGCCTCGACCTTCGCCGACAAGATCGCGGTGATGCACGGCGGGCGCATCGTCCAGTTCGGCACCCCGCGTGAGCTGTTCGAGCGGCCACGGCACACTTTCGTCGGCTATTTCATCGGCAGCCCTGGGATGAACCTGATCGAGGTGCGTGCCGAGGCGGACGGGGTGAGCTTCGGCGATATACACCTGCCACTGCCAGATGGCTTGCGTGAGCGCCTGGCAGCGACGGCAGGCGGGCGCCTGCAGGTCGGCATCCGCCCCGAGTTCGTGCAGCTGTGGGACAGCCCGTTCGATGATGCCTACCCGGCACGGGTGCTGGACGTCGAGGACCTGGGCACCTACCGCATCGTCACCCTCGAGCTGGGCGGCGTCGCGCTCAAGGCCCGCCAGGGTGAGGACCGCCCACTGCCCGTGGCCCAGGCCTGGGTCAGCCTGCCGGCGCAGTGGCTGATGCTGTACCTCGACGATGTGCTGCTGGAGGTGGTGCCATGA
- a CDS encoding carbohydrate ABC transporter permease has translation MSIRKSLALLLYFFFLLVPIYWLLNMSFKSNSEILGSLTLWPQAFTLDNYRVIFTDASWYSGYINSLYYVCLNTLISLLVALPAAYAFSRYRFLGDRHLFFWLLTNRMAPPAVFLLPFFQLYSSIGLFDTHIAVALAHCLFNVPLAVWILEGFMSGVPKEIDETAYIDGYSFPRFFVKIFIPLIGSGIGVTAFFCFMFSWVELLLARTLTSVNAKPIAAVMTRTVSASGIDWGVLAAAGVLTILPGMLVIWFVRNHVAKGFALGRV, from the coding sequence ATGAGCATACGCAAATCGCTGGCCCTGCTGCTGTACTTCTTCTTCCTGCTGGTGCCGATCTACTGGCTGCTGAACATGTCGTTCAAGAGCAACAGCGAGATCCTCGGTAGCCTGACCCTGTGGCCGCAGGCATTCACCCTCGACAACTACCGGGTGATCTTCACCGATGCCAGCTGGTACAGCGGTTATATCAACTCGCTGTATTACGTGTGCCTGAACACGCTGATTTCACTGCTGGTGGCGTTGCCGGCAGCGTATGCCTTCTCGCGCTACCGCTTCCTCGGCGACCGACACCTGTTCTTCTGGCTGCTGACCAACCGCATGGCGCCACCGGCGGTGTTCCTCCTGCCGTTCTTCCAGCTGTATTCGTCGATCGGTCTGTTCGATACCCATATCGCCGTGGCCCTGGCCCACTGCCTGTTCAATGTGCCGCTGGCAGTGTGGATCCTGGAGGGGTTCATGTCGGGTGTGCCTAAGGAGATCGACGAAACGGCCTACATCGACGGGTACAGCTTCCCGCGCTTCTTTGTGAAGATCTTTATTCCCCTGATCGGCTCCGGCATCGGCGTCACGGCATTTTTCTGCTTCATGTTCTCCTGGGTCGAACTGCTGCTGGCGCGCACGCTGACCTCGGTGAATGCCAAGCCGATCGCCGCGGTGATGACCCGTACCGTGTCCGCATCAGGCATCGACTGGGGGGTGCTGGCTGCGGCGGGCGTTCTGACCATCCTGCCCGGCATGCTGGTGATCTGGTTCGTGCGCAACCATGTGGCCAAGGGCTTTGCCCTGGGCCGGGTCTGA